A portion of the Nitrospira sp. genome contains these proteins:
- a CDS encoding ubiquinol-cytochrome c reductase iron-sulfur subunit, whose protein sequence is MAIIHDDVGRRRFLSQAVMGFGMVFGMGALGLRFLQFLLPNGAPRQPETVLIGSESRIPLGEAVPMDLGGQKILVLRTDEGVAAFSRRCTDLGCLVSWNRERGQFICPCHQGTFDKTGLNVSGPPPRPLDRLDIVKRGDQLYVNVKSA, encoded by the coding sequence ATGGCGATCATTCACGACGACGTCGGCCGCCGCCGGTTCCTCAGCCAGGCGGTGATGGGATTCGGGATGGTGTTCGGGATGGGCGCGCTCGGTCTGCGCTTTCTCCAGTTTCTGTTGCCGAACGGAGCCCCGCGTCAGCCGGAGACGGTGCTGATCGGGTCGGAGTCCCGCATCCCATTGGGCGAAGCGGTTCCGATGGACCTCGGCGGCCAGAAGATTCTGGTGCTCCGGACGGATGAGGGCGTCGCCGCTTTTTCCCGGCGCTGCACCGATCTGGGCTGCCTCGTGTCCTGGAATCGGGAGCGGGGACAGTTCATCTGCCCCTGTCATCAGGGGACGTTCGACAAGACCGGACTCAATGTCAGCGGACCGCCGCCGCGCCCGCTTGATCGGCTCGACATCGTCAAGCGCGGCGACCAACTGTACGTGAACGTGAAAAGCGCGTAA
- a CDS encoding cytochrome b N-terminal domain-containing protein produces the protein MAVETVKTENSDVGTGKTWVDYIQKDLPEHLEWWPYTLGAIPLTLFGILVTTGLLLTFYYVPASDQAYESVDRITHEIYLGWFVRGLHKTSVDLMILFLLFHVIRVFMTRAYQSGGELKWVSGSIVLFVTLAMGFTGYSLVYDNVSYWGMTVVTNMVGTLPIIGRPLLHLLRGGEEVSGVTLLRLYDLHTKLLPVLLGGLALGHVVTVRLLGFTTVPGSREYHQFYPEHTMKMGAVAVGLLLFMVDLVMIFPPVLGPPANLQEVASDVSPPWYFSAPFMWISLLPGPMALWSLMAGAGLFVLYPFVDRVLAERGWPMTFINGAVAATAVGAMVVLMYLDLQG, from the coding sequence ATGGCTGTAGAGACCGTAAAAACTGAAAACAGTGATGTCGGCACGGGTAAGACTTGGGTGGACTACATCCAAAAGGATCTGCCGGAGCATCTGGAATGGTGGCCCTATACTTTGGGTGCGATTCCGCTGACGCTGTTCGGGATTCTGGTGACCACCGGACTGTTGCTGACGTTCTACTATGTGCCGGCTTCAGACCAGGCCTACGAGAGCGTCGATCGGATCACCCATGAGATCTATCTGGGCTGGTTCGTCCGAGGCCTGCACAAGACGTCCGTGGACCTCATGATTCTGTTTTTGCTCTTCCACGTGATTCGGGTGTTCATGACCAGGGCCTATCAGTCCGGCGGCGAGTTGAAGTGGGTGAGCGGCTCCATCGTGCTGTTCGTCACGCTGGCGATGGGATTCACCGGCTATTCGCTGGTCTACGACAACGTCTCGTATTGGGGCATGACGGTCGTCACCAACATGGTCGGGACGCTGCCGATCATCGGCAGACCCCTGCTGCACCTGCTGCGAGGCGGCGAGGAGGTCTCCGGGGTGACGCTCCTCCGCCTATACGATCTGCATACCAAATTGCTGCCGGTGTTGCTCGGAGGACTGGCGCTCGGGCACGTGGTCACGGTGCGATTACTGGGCTTCACAACGGTGCCGGGAAGCCGAGAGTATCACCAGTTCTATCCCGAACATACGATGAAGATGGGCGCCGTCGCCGTGGGGCTGCTCCTGTTCATGGTGGACCTGGTCATGATCTTTCCTCCGGTGCTCGGCCCTCCGGCCAATCTCCAGGAGGTCGCGTCCGATGTCTCGCCTCCTTGGTATTTCTCAGCGCCGTTCATGTGGATTTCTTTGCTGCCCGGTCCGATGGCCCTGTGGAGCCTCATGGCCGGCGCCGGGCTGTTCGTGCTGTATCCGTTCGTGGACCGTGTACTGGCCGAGCGCGGATGGCCCATGACGTTCATCAACGGGGCGGTCGCCGCGACGGCGGTCGGAGCGATGGTGGTGCTGATGTATCTCGACTTGCAGGGGTAA
- the rnhA gene encoding ribonuclease HI has product MIEIYADGACSGNPGPGGWGVLLRIGAIEKELCGGEPATTNNRMELRAVIEALQSFPEPMEARVYTDSQYVQKGISEWIHSWKRRGWKTAGNDPVKNEDLWRRLDALAARHILKWHWVKGHVGHPENERADALARAGLEQARRAGDRSDDESDLPSSGRLF; this is encoded by the coding sequence ATGATTGAAATCTATGCGGACGGCGCCTGCAGCGGGAATCCCGGTCCGGGGGGTTGGGGCGTGCTGCTGCGCATCGGAGCCATCGAGAAGGAACTGTGCGGCGGTGAACCGGCCACGACGAACAATCGCATGGAGCTGCGCGCCGTGATCGAAGCCCTGCAATCGTTTCCGGAACCGATGGAGGCGCGTGTCTATACGGACTCGCAGTACGTGCAGAAAGGCATCAGCGAGTGGATTCACAGTTGGAAGCGTCGCGGCTGGAAGACGGCCGGGAACGATCCGGTGAAGAACGAAGATCTCTGGCGACGCCTCGATGCGCTGGCCGCCCGCCATATTCTTAAATGGCACTGGGTCAAGGGTCACGTCGGCCACCCGGAGAACGAACGGGCGGACGCCCTGGCTCGTGCCGGTCTTGAACAGGCGCGGCGCGCCGGGGATCGATCCGACGACGAGTCGGACTTACCGTCGAGCGGCCGGCTATTTTAG
- a CDS encoding SUMF1/EgtB/PvdO family nonheme iron enzyme: protein MTRVALSLGVMLMWTAAAVAADRLAGPAERPAGSGVIVHSDGYILTAQHVIANARRVIVVTSGEVRAAAIVVSTDPEHDLALLKAETVGLTEAALGHAGGVRLDQEVVAVGFPFGLREVSVTRGRIAAVRTKGVQRVFQVDAAINPGNSGGPLYNTQGELIGILTTKFSHPSGIVPEGMAFAVPVSYATPLLANIEGFDFSMVGKGRNGRKAKRGKTAEQDRLADMVVRTTVRIETARGAEAPPSVMPAPADAVKRPEIASSPVAQPTGESRAPRHSAPDQASIQQVNEQLRLEQQEQLQRLTQQGGTVPEGMVLIPSGEFQMGAEDGLPDARPMHRVYVSTYWLDRHEATNRQYRRCVESGGCTPPKDHSAYDDPNMADHPVTNVTWAQARHYCGWLGKRLPTEAEWEKAARGIDGRLYPWGNTDEVAKARPRLAERAKNGTAPVGTMDFARSPYGVADLVMNVSEWVNDWYADDFYRSSPSRDPQGPARGTFRVLRGGEPSDRPLELRASYRGWDDMTYWGPSLGFRCAQDGS, encoded by the coding sequence ATGACACGCGTGGCCCTTTCTCTTGGAGTGATGCTGATGTGGACGGCCGCCGCTGTTGCGGCGGACCGTTTGGCGGGACCGGCCGAACGGCCGGCCGGCAGCGGGGTGATCGTGCATTCCGATGGCTATATCCTGACCGCCCAACATGTCATCGCCAATGCCCGCCGGGTGATTGTGGTCACCTCGGGCGAAGTTCGCGCCGCGGCGATTGTGGTCAGCACCGATCCAGAACATGACCTGGCCCTGCTCAAAGCGGAAACGGTAGGCTTGACCGAAGCCGCGCTTGGTCATGCGGGCGGAGTGCGGCTGGATCAGGAAGTGGTCGCCGTCGGCTTTCCGTTCGGATTGCGGGAGGTTTCGGTGACACGAGGGCGGATTGCGGCCGTGCGGACCAAAGGGGTGCAGCGCGTGTTTCAAGTCGATGCGGCGATCAATCCGGGAAACAGCGGCGGCCCGTTGTATAACACACAGGGCGAGCTGATCGGCATCCTGACGACCAAATTCTCGCATCCCTCCGGGATTGTCCCCGAGGGCATGGCCTTCGCCGTTCCCGTCAGTTATGCCACGCCGCTACTCGCGAACATCGAGGGATTCGACTTCAGTATGGTCGGGAAGGGTCGCAATGGCCGGAAGGCAAAGAGGGGGAAGACCGCGGAGCAGGATCGCCTTGCCGACATGGTCGTCCGGACGACCGTCAGAATCGAAACTGCCCGTGGTGCGGAGGCTCCACCGTCCGTCATGCCGGCTCCGGCCGACGCCGTCAAACGGCCCGAGATCGCCTCGTCACCCGTCGCTCAGCCGACGGGAGAAAGCCGCGCTCCCCGGCACTCCGCTCCGGACCAGGCGTCGATTCAGCAAGTCAACGAGCAGCTCAGGCTGGAGCAGCAGGAACAGTTGCAGCGATTGACTCAGCAGGGGGGTACCGTCCCGGAAGGGATGGTGCTGATTCCCTCGGGAGAATTCCAGATGGGCGCCGAGGACGGCTTGCCGGATGCGCGTCCCATGCATCGCGTGTACGTGAGCACCTATTGGCTCGACCGCCACGAAGCGACCAATCGGCAGTATCGCCGATGCGTGGAGAGCGGAGGCTGCACTCCCCCTAAAGATCACTCCGCCTATGACGATCCGAATATGGCCGATCACCCGGTGACCAATGTGACGTGGGCGCAGGCCCGCCATTATTGCGGATGGCTCGGGAAGCGGCTGCCGACGGAGGCCGAATGGGAAAAGGCGGCCCGCGGGATCGACGGCCGGCTGTATCCCTGGGGCAATACCGATGAGGTGGCAAAGGCAAGGCCGCGCCTCGCAGAGCGGGCGAAGAACGGAACGGCTCCGGTCGGCACCATGGATTTTGCACGCTCTCCGTATGGTGTGGCTGATCTCGTCATGAATGTGTCCGAATGGGTGAATGACTGGTACGCAGACGACTTCTATCGATCGTCCCCCAGTCGCGACCCGCAAGGTCCAGCCAGGGGGACGTTCCGCGTGCTGCGCGGGGGCGAACCCAGCGACCGTCCGCTCGAGTTACGCGCCAGCTACCGGGGTTGGGATGACATGACGTATTGGGGCCCCTCGCTCGGGTTCCGCTGTGCGCAGGATGGGTCCTGA
- a CDS encoding DUF3365 domain-containing protein — translation MASRLGWVAAAVVLAAAQVPVGESAAAERSRSDDGLPFQTILDLEQSARLLAILLDSGRSVINENQPLFDDPVKVDKGFTPEAFERQLIEIFRTRSGLDLADLDSARVPRAGKIWLKDLLTASKQVVKEAQADINRPAAQSRLIPAVFGLRVGGRFAERTGIRMKQTALTPRNPANAPDAVERSSLELFAAPDYPREKAMSEVTTKSGVFRLMFPLYMTRQCLECHGEPKGSLDKTGYAREGLKLGQNAGAISVMIPLSP, via the coding sequence ATGGCGAGCCGTCTGGGGTGGGTCGCCGCAGCAGTCGTGCTGGCTGCCGCTCAGGTACCAGTGGGCGAATCGGCCGCTGCCGAACGGAGTCGTTCGGATGACGGCCTTCCCTTCCAGACCATCCTCGATTTGGAACAGAGTGCCCGCCTGTTGGCCATCCTGCTCGATTCCGGGCGTTCCGTCATCAATGAAAACCAACCCCTGTTCGACGACCCGGTGAAGGTGGACAAAGGCTTTACGCCTGAGGCGTTCGAGCGACAGCTCATCGAGATCTTCCGTACGAGGTCGGGCCTCGATCTCGCCGATTTGGACTCGGCCCGTGTGCCGCGCGCCGGAAAAATATGGCTCAAAGATCTGCTCACCGCGAGTAAGCAGGTCGTAAAAGAGGCTCAAGCGGACATCAATCGCCCGGCCGCGCAGTCGAGGCTGATTCCCGCGGTATTCGGGTTGCGCGTGGGCGGGCGCTTTGCTGAGCGGACGGGCATCCGGATGAAGCAAACGGCTCTGACTCCGAGAAATCCAGCCAATGCGCCGGATGCGGTCGAACGGTCGTCTCTGGAACTCTTCGCCGCTCCCGATTATCCTCGTGAAAAGGCGATGAGCGAAGTCACGACCAAGAGCGGGGTGTTCAGACTCATGTTTCCGCTGTACATGACCCGCCAGTGCCTGGAATGCCATGGCGAACCGAAGGGTTCGCTCGACAAGACGGGGTATGCGCGGGAAGGATTGAAACTCGGACAGAATGCCGGCGCTATCAGTGTGATGATCCCCCTTTCACCATGA
- a CDS encoding tetratricopeptide repeat protein — protein sequence MSGAQRSIPSPLKAAAGSKGETHVAEGIMHYEKGHMDEAKKHFTAAAQADPQSTEAHYDVALVLDKTGDHKGAIEHFKKAQELGKNNPDIQNSEILKKHVKM from the coding sequence GTGTCCGGTGCTCAAAGGTCAATTCCATCGCCGCTCAAGGCTGCGGCCGGGTCGAAGGGCGAAACCCATGTGGCCGAAGGGATTATGCATTACGAGAAGGGGCACATGGATGAGGCCAAGAAGCATTTCACGGCAGCGGCCCAAGCCGATCCGCAATCGACCGAAGCCCATTATGACGTCGCCTTGGTGTTGGATAAGACGGGCGACCATAAGGGAGCGATCGAGCATTTCAAAAAGGCGCAAGAGCTGGGGAAGAACAATCCAGACATCCAGAACTCCGAAATTCTCAAGAAGCACGTCAAGATGTGA
- a CDS encoding ABC-F family ATP-binding cassette domain-containing protein yields the protein MPPTLLLSCESLGKRYGVKALFSDLSLTLNDGDRVGLIGPNGSGKSTLLKILAGFVEPDDGSRSLRRHTRIGYVAQEPAFPDGHTVEETLATALIADGLDAHEESDRIARALGLGRFARADQPVAELSGGWKKRLAIVRALLTEPDILLMDEPTNHLDLEGILWLEALLRDEARACLFVSHDRRFLESVASRIWELNRVYPGGLFESQGRYSDFLEQRDAVLQSQAEYQASLANRVRREVEWLRRGPKARTTKAKARIDAAGRMIEELETLEDRRRRAAAAIDFSASGRKSKQLLVASGLGKSLSGRPIVSDLDLLLGPGERIGLLGPNGSGKTTLLRMLAGTLEPDRGTLIRADRLRVVTFEQHRDSLDQDETLRRALAPAGDAVVYQERSVHVISWAKRFLFRPEQLDLPVSRLSGGEQARLLIARLMLEPADLLILDEPTNDLDIPTLDVLEDSLLEFAGALVLVTHDRWLLDRVSTRLLALDGSGRADWFADYTQWETAELRRERASDQETRPHSEAAVAAAPAGPQKRKGLSYRERQEWETMEAVILEAECTVSVREAAANDPAIASSAVQLQERFAALHAAQADVERLYARWAELEEKRVQGAGGG from the coding sequence ATGCCGCCGACTTTACTGTTAAGCTGCGAATCTCTCGGCAAGCGCTACGGCGTCAAGGCCCTCTTCTCCGACTTGTCGCTCACGCTCAACGACGGTGACCGCGTCGGGCTTATCGGTCCCAACGGGTCCGGCAAGTCCACCCTACTCAAGATTCTGGCAGGCTTTGTCGAGCCGGATGACGGATCGCGATCGCTTCGGCGCCACACGCGTATCGGGTATGTGGCTCAGGAACCGGCGTTTCCCGACGGACACACTGTGGAGGAGACTCTGGCGACGGCGTTGATCGCCGACGGACTGGATGCTCACGAAGAGAGCGATCGGATCGCCAGGGCCCTCGGTCTGGGACGGTTTGCGCGCGCCGATCAGCCGGTCGCCGAACTGTCTGGAGGGTGGAAGAAGCGCCTGGCGATCGTACGGGCTCTGCTCACGGAGCCGGACATCCTCCTCATGGATGAGCCCACGAATCATCTCGATCTCGAGGGGATTCTCTGGCTGGAAGCCCTGCTCCGGGACGAGGCCCGCGCCTGTCTCTTCGTCAGTCATGACCGTCGGTTTCTGGAATCCGTCGCCTCGCGGATCTGGGAACTCAATCGCGTCTATCCGGGCGGCCTCTTTGAGTCTCAAGGTCGGTACAGTGATTTCTTGGAGCAGCGCGATGCCGTCCTCCAATCGCAGGCCGAGTATCAGGCGTCGCTCGCCAATCGCGTCCGGCGCGAGGTGGAATGGCTGCGGCGTGGGCCGAAAGCCAGAACGACGAAGGCCAAGGCCAGGATCGACGCGGCGGGCCGGATGATCGAGGAGTTGGAGACGCTCGAAGACCGCCGCCGGCGGGCCGCGGCGGCAATCGACTTCTCCGCCTCCGGACGAAAATCGAAACAGCTGCTTGTGGCGTCCGGCCTCGGTAAATCGTTAAGCGGCCGGCCGATCGTGTCGGATCTGGATCTGTTGCTCGGGCCGGGAGAACGAATCGGCCTGCTCGGCCCGAACGGGAGCGGCAAGACGACGCTCTTGCGGATGTTGGCAGGCACGCTGGAGCCGGATCGCGGGACTCTCATCCGCGCGGATCGGCTTCGTGTGGTCACGTTCGAACAGCACCGGGACTCCTTGGATCAGGACGAAACGCTGAGGCGGGCGCTGGCGCCGGCCGGGGATGCGGTCGTGTATCAAGAGCGGTCGGTTCATGTGATCTCCTGGGCCAAACGCTTCCTCTTCAGGCCGGAGCAGCTCGATCTGCCGGTCTCGCGCCTCTCCGGAGGTGAACAGGCGCGCCTACTCATCGCCCGCCTGATGCTGGAGCCGGCCGATCTGCTGATCCTCGACGAGCCGACCAACGATCTGGACATTCCCACGCTCGACGTGCTGGAAGACAGTCTACTGGAGTTTGCCGGAGCGCTCGTTCTGGTCACGCACGACCGCTGGCTGCTGGATCGCGTCTCGACCAGACTGCTCGCGCTGGACGGTTCGGGGCGCGCCGACTGGTTTGCCGACTATACCCAGTGGGAAACAGCCGAGCTGCGACGGGAGCGAGCGTCGGATCAGGAGACGAGGCCGCATTCGGAGGCGGCTGTAGCGGCCGCACCGGCCGGCCCTCAGAAACGGAAGGGGTTGTCCTACCGCGAGCGCCAGGAATGGGAGACGATGGAGGCCGTGATTCTCGAAGCGGAGTGTACCGTGTCGGTTCGCGAGGCGGCAGCCAACGATCCGGCGATCGCCTCGTCTGCCGTGCAGCTACAAGAGCGATTCGCGGCGCTGCATGCGGCGCAGGCCGATGTCGAGCGACTCTATGCCCGCTGGGCAGAATTGGAAGAGAAGCGGGTGCAGGGCGCCGGCGGCGGCTGA
- a CDS encoding multiheme c-type cytochrome has product MDEPVTVPGEDSGASAHASDGRKNFTRYMIGGLCLVLFLALTGVGYVQVEERRGGGVRPFVSADNKKCIDCHTAKDVGVGLINDWKVSRHAPKGIGCVECHRAEHGEADAYDHEGFLISTLVTPKDCMRCHDREAKEFGKSHHAKAAQFTGSLDNFLGNVVEGPEVVTTGCAGCHGSVVKVMEKGKLHPSTWPNSGIGRVNPDGSKGTCAACHARHSFSVAQARQPESCGRCHMGPDHPQIEAYYESKHGVLYEANKDKMKLADPTEKWQPGKNYLYPTCATCHMSATGTQEVTHDVGDRISWTLRPVVSTRLENHEDRRKAMRQVCASCHSEQIVERFFTSMDQGINLYNDKFGKPAKEAMDKLTAMKKITPTPYDEKIEWVFYELWHHEGRRARHGLSKMAPDYVHWQGFYEVAKSFYTKFLPLVRDLSPQVAEDLLRNEGHRWIERGMSKEDIAQMLEFYDKEMQGKRGGS; this is encoded by the coding sequence ATGGACGAGCCCGTGACGGTGCCAGGCGAGGATTCCGGCGCATCCGCGCATGCGAGCGACGGCAGGAAGAATTTCACGCGATACATGATCGGAGGACTGTGCCTCGTGCTCTTTCTGGCGCTGACCGGCGTCGGGTACGTCCAGGTCGAGGAGCGTCGCGGCGGCGGCGTCAGACCATTTGTGTCGGCCGACAACAAGAAGTGCATAGATTGCCATACGGCGAAAGACGTGGGGGTCGGCCTGATCAACGACTGGAAGGTCAGCCGTCATGCGCCGAAGGGCATTGGATGCGTGGAGTGTCATCGGGCCGAACACGGCGAGGCCGACGCGTACGACCACGAAGGATTTCTCATTTCGACCCTGGTGACCCCGAAGGATTGCATGCGTTGCCACGACCGGGAGGCGAAGGAATTCGGCAAATCCCACCACGCCAAGGCAGCGCAGTTCACCGGGTCGTTGGACAATTTTCTCGGCAACGTCGTCGAGGGGCCGGAGGTCGTGACCACCGGATGCGCCGGTTGCCATGGCAGCGTGGTGAAAGTCATGGAGAAGGGAAAACTGCATCCGTCCACCTGGCCCAACAGCGGGATCGGGCGGGTGAATCCCGACGGCTCCAAGGGAACCTGCGCGGCCTGCCACGCGCGGCACAGTTTTTCCGTCGCCCAGGCGAGGCAGCCGGAAAGTTGCGGCCGGTGTCACATGGGACCGGACCATCCGCAGATCGAAGCCTATTATGAGAGCAAACACGGCGTGCTTTACGAGGCGAACAAGGACAAAATGAAGCTCGCCGACCCGACGGAGAAGTGGCAGCCTGGTAAGAATTATCTCTATCCGACCTGTGCCACCTGCCATATGAGCGCGACCGGAACTCAAGAAGTGACGCACGATGTGGGAGACCGGATCAGCTGGACCCTCCGTCCGGTAGTCTCAACGAGGCTCGAGAATCACGAAGATAGGCGGAAAGCCATGAGGCAGGTCTGCGCGTCCTGTCACAGCGAGCAGATCGTCGAGCGGTTCTTTACGTCGATGGATCAAGGGATTAATTTGTACAACGACAAGTTCGGCAAGCCGGCGAAGGAGGCGATGGACAAGCTGACGGCCATGAAGAAGATCACGCCCACGCCGTACGATGAAAAGATCGAATGGGTGTTCTACGAGCTGTGGCATCACGAGGGACGTAGGGCCAGGCACGGACTCTCGAAGATGGCCCCCGATTATGTCCACTGGCAGGGCTTTTACGAAGTCGCCAAGAGCTTCTATACGAAGTTCTTGCCGCTGGTCCGCGACCTGTCCCCGCAGGTGGCCGAGGACCTCCTGCGCAATGAAGGGCACCGGTGGATCGAACGGGGCATGAGCAAGGAAGACATCGCCCAGATGTTGGAGTTTTACGACAAGGAGATGCAGGGCAAACGCGGCGGCAGTTGA
- a CDS encoding CBS domain-containing protein, producing the protein MPRRSRTGLQRADILERYLARFRKHLGMFQTFLSRKRPSMPLEEFDEAAEELISQVYGQASDELEAYFYAKIGEAAILPEEAQENGTHDVERESLQQRRQVLESCLADLEMRYRLQAKRNPGANGRVMGKRTVEDYMSHEVHSIHRAATIKEAGKLLQKYKVGSLIVDDGSRYIGIVTDSDLSRKAVAKGLDPNTTAVLACMSKPVVSIEETEPISDAIGLMKQERIRHLAVTADRTIIGVLSISDVLRAYEDVTGSPTS; encoded by the coding sequence ATGCCTAGACGAAGCAGGACCGGGTTGCAGCGGGCGGACATTCTGGAACGGTATCTGGCGAGGTTTCGCAAGCATCTGGGGATGTTTCAAACGTTTCTGTCGCGCAAACGACCCTCGATGCCGCTGGAGGAGTTCGATGAGGCCGCCGAAGAGCTGATCAGCCAGGTCTACGGCCAAGCGTCCGATGAACTGGAAGCCTACTTCTATGCCAAGATCGGCGAAGCGGCGATTTTGCCGGAGGAAGCCCAGGAAAACGGGACGCACGACGTCGAACGGGAAAGCCTGCAGCAGCGCAGGCAGGTGCTCGAAAGCTGTCTGGCCGATCTGGAGATGCGCTATCGTCTACAGGCCAAACGGAATCCGGGCGCCAACGGCCGCGTCATGGGGAAGCGGACCGTGGAGGACTATATGTCCCACGAAGTCCACAGCATTCATCGCGCCGCGACCATCAAGGAAGCGGGAAAACTGCTGCAGAAATACAAAGTGGGCTCCCTCATCGTGGACGACGGCTCGCGGTACATCGGGATCGTGACGGATTCCGACCTGAGCCGGAAAGCGGTCGCCAAGGGGCTTGATCCGAATACGACCGCGGTCCTGGCCTGCATGAGCAAACCGGTCGTCTCGATCGAGGAGACCGAGCCGATCTCGGACGCCATCGGGTTGATGAAACAGGAAAGGATCCGCCACCTCGCCGTGACGGCCGATCGGACGATCATCGGGGTCCTGTCGATTTCCGACGTGCTGCGGGCCTACGAGGATGTGACCGGTTCTCCCACCAGCTGA